The following nucleotide sequence is from Aspergillus nidulans FGSC A4 chromosome I.
GATGCTACGCTTATGGTCACGAAGCCGTGCCTCAGCAAAGCCTCTTCTCACCACAGGGTAAAAACATGGGCATAGCCAGCACAATCTAACCACTTACCTCTGGCAATCAAGATGAAGTTCCTGCCACTTGAAAGCACACTAGTTGTGATTGAgagccttgttcttgttctggcCTTGGACTTCGAGCCGGATACCCAGGGCTTCAATGTCCATGACTATGTTAGTCTCCTTGAACAACCAGAGCGCTTCTTCTGACATGGCATGCGCGTACAGGAACGCCTCCCTCTGACGCTAGACCTGGCCACCTCCCAGAGCGTTGTCGCCGCAGCTGGCAACTCATGGTGGGCATCCTCGTACATCTACGCCTCAGACAACAGACCCTACTTCATCGTCTCGCATGTCGGAAACCCAGGGCCCGGTTACTATAGATACTCCATCCTTGACGTCAGCAATCCCAGTTACTACCGGCAATATGCATACCAGGGCTCAGAGGCCGATCCAGTCTCGGTACACATCAACGGTGCAAATATCACGTTACCAACGTACGGCTTTGAGGCGGTGGACCCTGCAGATACCCTCGCTGCCATGCGGACGTGGAGTACGTCCGATTTTGAATTCGACTTAACGTTTGAGCTTTCTTCACCTGTCATCTTGAACGGTGGCTCAGGCACTTTTACTTGGGGTCCGTACCTGACGTACGAGTGGTCACTTGTTGGGGGCATTACTATGGGAAACTTTGTTGTCAATGATACTAGGCTGACCATTGACCCCGTCCGCTCTCTGACCTGGTATGACCGACAAGTCGTCTTTGCCAGTGGAATAGATCCAAGCGGCTCTGCAGCATCGCAGAACTGGACTTGGTTCCAGCTGCACTACGACCGTCCCGAACATCGAAACAATGAGAAAAATTCGCAGTTTCGACCCTCCAAAATCTCCGTGTGGATCTGGGACTACGACTCCAACCCCCGCGTGCAATTCGCGACAGTGCTCGGGTTTGAACAGTTAGCAGGCCAACAGCAAGTCCTCTCCGTAACTGAGTTCACCCCGTCCGGCAGAACTTGGACATCACCCGGGTGCGGAGGCACATATCCTTTAGACTGGACTATTGCACTTCCAGACGGAACGAGGCTGTACATCGAAGCAATCAGGGACGACCAAGAGTTTTGTAATGCGAGTCAGCCATTTCAGCCGACGTATGAGGGGTTCGTCTCGTTTAAGGGGGTGGACGGGGTGGGAAACAATGTTGGTGGGTTTGGTCTTGTAGAGGTTTGTTTGCAGAATATATGATGACAGTCCCAATATGGCATAAATCAGTATCTATCAACGGGAATGGTTTTGCACTGGGCCGGGTAAGTCAAGTTAAGATACCTAACGAGATTCGAATTGGAATAGGAATCGAAATATGCTGGTGAACCTAACATTCCACATCCAcagatcttcttcttgtacCTATATTAGCCAATGGCACTTGATAGAGACAGCCCTCGCGCTTTTAATGCTGTGACTTGTTCACGCTTTCCCCCTCTACTTGCCCTACACTTCATTCCCTCGCGCGGCTACCAAATGAGAAGAAGCAACCAATGTCGGAGTCCATTGTATGTTCCTGTATAGTATTCCCAGCTCTCGCGAGGAAGTGGTCATGGGTTCATAATGTTACTACTTTCCCCTCCCCTGTCCTACACAGTGCCCTGCGCGAACTCGTTCGAACCTGATTGGAAAGGACAGCTACATCAACGACCCAAAGATATACTCTCTGCCAGTTCCACGCCATGCCTAGTTTGTCTGCGGATCTCCTCAGACCCCAGTAATGCCGACGCAGCTTTCTAAGAATAGTGTATCGCTGGATACCAAGCTCTGTTTATCGTAAGGTCTTATCAGATGAGGCTGACGCAGGATACTACATACCTGGTAGTCGTTTTCAAGGGGTAGATCATTGCTTGGATGTAGAGGAAGCGCAAGGCCCATATGAGAACGCAACTGCAGAGAGGAACAGGGAGACAATGATTGCGAGATTTCAACGGCAGCGAAACAAGCGGGAGAAAGATCATTCCTTGTTTGGTTGAGACAGATTTGTGGGATGGAAATACCCTGTTGATGCCGCTACTGACCTGCCATTATCTTCGATGCATGTCTGTCATATGGGCATCATGGATGTGAAGCGGTGCTCTGAACGTCTATCTCAGCAGCACACTAATAGTGCCAGCCGCTTCTAGATCTAAAAGAGAGCTAGCACCCTGGGGATCTGGAAGAAACTAAATTGGCCAGCCATAGTGATGGATTATCTCAAGTTTTCCGAGTCTGAGCTGGCCGCCGACTTCGACAATCACAATGCCTCGTATTGCCTGTCTTGCCCCATAGCCTTCACTGAACATAATCCACAGAGCACTGGCTTAAAGAACATTTTTCGTATATATTCCTGAACAATCTTGGAGTTAGGCTAGAATCTTACCTGTTATATCACCTGGACTTGTTCAAAACCAGACTCTCAACAATAGTATACCAGC
It contains:
- a CDS encoding uncharacterized protein (transcript_id=CADANIAT00007128), which encodes MKFLPLESTLVVIESLVLVLALDFEPDTQGFNVHDYERLPLTLDLATSQSVVAAAGNSWWASSYIYASDNRPYFIVSHVGNPGPGYYRYSILDVSNPSYYRQYAYQGSEADPVSVHINGANITLPTYGFEAVDPADTLAAMRTWSTSDFEFDLTFELSSPVILNGGSGTFTWGPYLTYEWSLVGGITMGNFVVNDTRLTIDPVRSLTWYDRQVVFASGIDPSGSAASQNWTWFQLHYDRPEHRNNEKNSQFRPSKISVWIWDYDSNPRVQFATVLGFEQLAGQQQVLSVTEFTPSGRTWTSPGCGGTYPLDWTIALPDGTRLYIEAIRDDQEFCNASQPFQPTYEGFVSFKGVDGVGNNVVSINGNGFALGRPMALDRDSPRAFNAVTCSRFPPLLALHFIPSRGYQMRRSNQCRSPFRFQGVDHCLDVEEAQGPYENATAERNRETMIARFQRQRNKREKDHSLFG